From a single Shewanella denitrificans OS217 genomic region:
- a CDS encoding PilZ domain-containing protein, translating into MDEKRRFSRFLFATSARLYQGDSVWETKILDLCLNGALVETPTGFHPDQGPLSLVFCLPDSDIEITMEVGIILKGAVKLRFECLHIDLDSISHLKRMVELNLGDTELLHRELALFIDEHEQAHGV; encoded by the coding sequence ATGGATGAAAAACGACGCTTTTCCCGCTTCCTCTTTGCAACCAGTGCCCGCTTGTATCAAGGGGACAGTGTGTGGGAAACCAAGATCCTAGATCTGTGCCTAAATGGCGCATTAGTGGAAACCCCAACAGGCTTTCACCCAGACCAAGGCCCATTATCCTTGGTATTTTGTTTGCCCGACTCAGATATAGAGATCACCATGGAAGTGGGCATCATCTTAAAAGGCGCTGTTAAGCTCAGATTTGAATGCTTACACATAGACCTTGATAGCATCAGCCACCTCAAACGCATGGTGGAGTTGAACTTAGGCGATACTGAATTGCTACACAGGGAATTGGCGCTGTTTATCGATGAACATGAGCAGGCTCATGGCGTTTAG
- a CDS encoding YjiH family protein, producing MEVPKKQHTLKTIISFILPSLIGLLLFMLPVSYDDAITIPIAVLAKSLQALLAGKLTLIVSCIIVFMALATVLAKLIKPKFISQSPFLTTLLLIPTLWVLMRILGAVFVVMTYLQLGPELIHSSATGALVLNDLLPVLFSVFLLAGMLLPLLVNFGLLEFFGTMMTKIMRPVFNLPGRSAIDCMASWLGDGSVGILMTNKQYETRFYTQREAAVIGTTFSAVSITFSLVVISQVKLEYLFIPFYLTVCLAGVVAAIVVPKLPPLSWKKDQYIDDTPRHADDEMIPTNYNVVSWGYEQALAKAHKSGGIKHFFEEGVKNAIDMIFGIIPAVMAIGTIALILAEHTPLFNYLGMPFVPLLELLQIPEAVEASKTIVVGFADMFLPSILASSIESDLTRFVIAALSVTQLIYMSEVGALLLGSKIPVNFFDLFVVFILRTLVTLPVIAGAAHLLL from the coding sequence GTGGAAGTCCCAAAAAAACAACATACCCTAAAAACCATTATCAGCTTTATTTTGCCTTCGCTTATCGGCTTGCTGCTGTTTATGCTGCCCGTCAGTTATGATGATGCCATCACCATTCCTATTGCGGTATTAGCTAAATCATTGCAGGCCCTTTTAGCAGGCAAGCTCACCTTGATAGTGTCCTGCATCATAGTGTTTATGGCCTTAGCCACTGTGCTTGCCAAACTCATCAAACCCAAATTTATCAGCCAGAGTCCCTTTCTCACGACCTTATTGCTCATTCCAACACTTTGGGTCTTGATGCGCATTCTTGGTGCAGTTTTTGTCGTGATGACTTACCTGCAACTGGGCCCTGAGTTGATACATTCCTCCGCCACCGGCGCCTTGGTGTTAAACGATTTATTACCTGTGTTGTTTTCGGTATTTTTACTAGCTGGCATGTTATTGCCCCTGCTGGTGAACTTCGGTTTGCTGGAGTTTTTTGGCACCATGATGACTAAGATCATGCGCCCTGTGTTTAACCTTCCTGGACGCAGCGCCATAGATTGTATGGCGTCTTGGTTAGGCGATGGCAGCGTGGGCATTCTCATGACCAACAAACAGTATGAAACCCGTTTTTATACTCAGCGTGAAGCCGCTGTGATAGGTACCACCTTTTCGGCAGTGTCTATTACCTTCAGCCTAGTCGTCATCTCCCAAGTTAAGCTTGAGTACCTGTTTATTCCTTTTTACTTAACTGTTTGCTTAGCCGGTGTTGTGGCTGCCATTGTGGTGCCTAAACTGCCACCATTATCATGGAAAAAAGACCAATATATCGATGACACCCCGCGCCATGCCGATGATGAAATGATCCCAACTAACTACAATGTGGTTTCTTGGGGTTATGAGCAAGCATTAGCAAAGGCTCATAAGTCTGGTGGGATTAAACACTTTTTCGAAGAAGGTGTTAAAAATGCCATCGACATGATTTTTGGTATTATTCCGGCCGTAATGGCCATAGGCACCATAGCGCTAATATTGGCCGAGCATACTCCGCTGTTTAATTATTTAGGCATGCCGTTTGTACCTTTATTAGAGCTATTGCAAATTCCTGAAGCAGTGGAAGCATCAAAAACCATAGTGGTGGGCTTTGCCGATATGTTTCTGCCGTCAATTCTGGCAAGCTCAATCGAGTCCGATCTGACTCGCTTTGTGATTGCTGCGCTTTCAGTGACACAGCTTATTTATATGAGCGAAGTGGGCGCCTTACTGCTTGGCAGTAAAATCCCGGTAAATTTCTTCGATTTATTTGTGGTATTTATTTTACGTACCTTAGTCACCTTGCCTGTGATTGCTGGTGCCGCGCATCTGTTGCTCTAA
- a CDS encoding U32 family peptidase, translated as MKIALGPISYCWEKDKVYTFYEKAAQSQVHSVYLGETVCSRRREVKLADYLAIARQLNAAGKEVILSTMALIEAQSEIGELKRCVDNGEFIIEANDMAAVHYASEAKLPFICGPSINNYNRASLDILHKLGMVRFVMPYELSRDWLTKVIETQPEFDIEVMGHGYMPLAHSARCFTAKHFGLRKDNCDTLCKTHPKGMLAQTQENQPLLRLNGIQTQSAAYVDLISEIPNMKALGVSYFRVSPTALSSIELADELCITLTQQQVPQSKHSSESCNGYWFGEAGFNQVSP; from the coding sequence ATGAAAATAGCATTAGGTCCTATCAGCTACTGCTGGGAAAAAGACAAGGTTTACACTTTTTATGAGAAGGCGGCTCAAAGCCAAGTGCACAGCGTGTATTTAGGCGAAACTGTCTGCAGTAGGCGCCGTGAAGTAAAACTCGCAGACTATCTCGCTATAGCTCGGCAATTAAACGCAGCCGGTAAAGAGGTTATCCTATCCACCATGGCCTTGATTGAAGCCCAATCCGAAATTGGCGAGCTTAAGCGTTGCGTGGATAATGGCGAGTTTATTATCGAAGCCAACGACATGGCCGCGGTGCATTACGCCAGTGAGGCCAAATTGCCATTTATTTGTGGCCCGAGCATCAATAATTACAATCGTGCCAGCCTAGATATCTTGCACAAGCTGGGCATGGTGCGTTTTGTGATGCCCTATGAGCTTTCAAGAGACTGGCTCACAAAAGTGATAGAAACTCAGCCTGAGTTTGATATCGAAGTCATGGGCCATGGCTATATGCCGCTAGCTCATTCGGCACGCTGTTTTACCGCGAAGCACTTTGGCCTGAGGAAGGATAATTGCGACACCCTATGTAAGACTCACCCTAAAGGCATGTTAGCCCAAACCCAAGAAAACCAACCTCTGTTAAGGCTCAATGGCATACAGACTCAATCGGCCGCCTATGTAGATCTCATCAGTGAAATTCCTAACATGAAGGCCTTAGGCGTAAGCTACTTTAGGGTATCCCCCACGGCCCTTTCCAGCATAGAGCTTGCCGATGAGCTGTGCATTACATTAACCCAGCAACAAGTGCCCCAAAGCAAGCACAGCAGCGAAAGCTGTAACGGTTACTGGTTTGGTGAAGCAGGATTTAATCAGGTCTCACCTTAA
- a CDS encoding ubiquinone anaerobic biosynthesis protein UbiU, which translates to MELLCPAGNLAALKAAFNAGADAVYLGLKDDTNARSFAGLNFTPEQIKHATQLAHRQGRHVFLTINTFPKPGEEWRWYDAIDLAARLEMDALIVADLSLLSYAHEHYPQLALHLSVQASATNLGALSFYKNAFNIQRAVLPRVLSMKQVRDLSKVSPVDLEVFAFGSLCIMAEGRCHLSSYVTGQSPNTGGSCSPAKHVRWQDEGKHRMTRLNEVLIDKADETEQLGYPVVCKGRYVAEEESEAKYLLESPTSLNTLSLLPELAASGIKSLKIEGRQRSPAYVEQVTRVWRSAIDTYFANPSAYHETQEWQRVLGKVSEGQTTTLGAYERQWQ; encoded by the coding sequence ATGGAACTCCTCTGCCCGGCCGGTAACCTTGCCGCCCTAAAAGCCGCCTTCAATGCTGGCGCCGATGCCGTCTACCTAGGCCTTAAAGATGATACGAATGCCCGCTCCTTCGCTGGACTTAACTTCACCCCAGAACAAATTAAGCACGCCACGCAGCTTGCTCATCGACAAGGCCGTCACGTGTTCTTAACCATCAATACCTTCCCCAAACCCGGTGAAGAGTGGCGCTGGTATGACGCCATCGACTTAGCCGCCAGGCTTGAGATGGACGCGCTAATTGTCGCAGACCTCTCTCTACTCAGTTATGCCCATGAGCACTACCCTCAATTAGCCCTTCATTTATCAGTACAAGCAAGTGCCACCAACTTAGGTGCGCTGTCATTCTATAAAAACGCTTTTAATATCCAGCGCGCCGTGCTGCCAAGGGTATTGTCCATGAAGCAAGTGCGTGATTTATCCAAAGTCAGCCCGGTAGATTTAGAAGTATTTGCCTTTGGCAGTTTATGCATCATGGCCGAAGGGCGCTGTCACTTATCCTCTTATGTGACCGGTCAGTCCCCCAATACCGGCGGCTCTTGCTCACCCGCTAAGCATGTGCGCTGGCAAGATGAAGGTAAGCACAGGATGACTCGCCTCAATGAAGTCTTGATAGACAAGGCCGATGAAACCGAGCAACTGGGCTACCCTGTGGTCTGCAAGGGCCGCTATGTGGCAGAAGAAGAGTCTGAGGCAAAATACTTACTGGAATCCCCCACCAGCTTAAACACGTTAAGCCTATTGCCAGAACTTGCTGCAAGTGGCATTAAGTCACTCAAAATTGAAGGCCGTCAGCGCAGCCCAGCCTATGTGGAACAAGTCACCCGGGTTTGGCGCAGCGCCATCGACACTTACTTTGCCAACCCAAGCGCCTACCATGAAACCCAAGAGTGGCAGCGAGTGCTTGGCAAAGTATCCGAAGGGCAAACCACCACCTTGGGCGCTTATGAACGTCAATGGCAATAA
- a CDS encoding ubiquinone anaerobic biosynthesis accessory factor UbiT has translation MLSAVKHQLAQTILNQAPKLSRHSLALVPQKYKHEAIRKVLELGLKHSLQQGELDFLTDKWVNIEVLDIGLSFELSIKLELIPGQDVDTRVLQLRSPRQADVSFSANVPELLLIASGKEDPDSLFFQRKLLIEGDTELGLEVKNLLLAIELDALPKVIRVSIEKCSQGLEMLQSHSQVAAS, from the coding sequence ATGCTTAGTGCTGTGAAGCATCAATTGGCTCAAACCATCTTAAACCAAGCCCCAAAACTTAGCCGTCATTCCCTGGCACTCGTGCCGCAGAAATATAAACATGAGGCCATAAGAAAAGTGCTCGAGTTAGGGCTAAAGCATTCGCTACAGCAAGGTGAGTTGGATTTTTTGACTGATAAATGGGTCAACATTGAGGTGCTGGATATTGGGCTCAGTTTTGAGTTAAGCATCAAGCTTGAGTTAATCCCTGGGCAAGATGTTGACACTAGAGTCTTACAACTGCGATCACCTAGGCAAGCGGATGTGAGCTTTAGTGCCAATGTGCCTGAATTACTCTTAATTGCTTCGGGCAAGGAAGACCCGGACAGCTTGTTTTTCCAGCGAAAACTCTTGATAGAAGGGGATACCGAGCTTGGGCTTGAGGTAAAAAACTTACTGCTTGCCATAGAGCTTGATGCATTGCCAAAGGTTATCCGTGTCAGTATTGAAAAGTGCTCTCAAGGGCTTGAAATGCTGCAATCACACAGCCAAGTGGCCGCGTCATGA
- a CDS encoding DUF2956 domain-containing protein, whose translation MKTPISNETQQDALAAAKAIQKPGQTKEQTRLIAQGIEKGITEYKKQQKAKSRERDKARKLQLKAKSRPAKDQSDDLDNNETSGTQTQFTTATWIVITLLLLSWACFGVYLAKV comes from the coding sequence ATGAAAACCCCAATCTCAAATGAGACTCAGCAAGACGCCCTAGCCGCGGCCAAGGCCATTCAGAAGCCTGGGCAAACTAAAGAGCAAACCCGGCTCATCGCCCAAGGGATTGAAAAAGGCATTACCGAGTATAAAAAGCAGCAAAAAGCCAAATCACGGGAACGGGATAAAGCCCGTAAACTGCAATTAAAAGCGAAATCTCGCCCAGCAAAGGATCAAAGCGATGATCTCGATAACAATGAAACCTCTGGCACTCAAACTCAATTCACCACAGCGACTTGGATAGTCATCACCTTATTACTCTTAAGTTGGGCCTGTTTTGGCGTTTATCTGGCCAAGGTTTAA
- a CDS encoding PA2779 family protein, with product MKKVLAVAVTMLTCLTCISTVNAGLISSEQVIAQQQSMYTKQQVLEMLNSAEVQDKLVTLGVSIEDAEMRIASMTDQELMKLNSQINDMPTAAGGIVGVVVTVLVVLVVLDLVGVTDVFSFIRPIN from the coding sequence ATGAAGAAAGTGCTTGCGGTAGCCGTAACAATGCTAACTTGCTTGACGTGTATTTCGACCGTCAATGCTGGCTTAATCTCCTCGGAGCAAGTTATTGCTCAACAGCAAAGTATGTACACTAAACAGCAGGTTTTAGAGATGCTTAATAGTGCTGAGGTGCAAGATAAACTGGTGACTCTTGGGGTTAGCATCGAGGATGCGGAAATGCGTATCGCCAGTATGACAGATCAAGAGTTAATGAAATTAAACAGCCAGATAAATGATATGCCTACAGCCGCTGGTGGCATAGTTGGGGTTGTTGTTACTGTATTAGTGGTGTTAGTGGTACTCGACTTGGTGGGTGTTACCGATGTGTTTTCCTTTATTCGGCCAATAAACTAA
- a CDS encoding PA2778 family cysteine peptidase, producing the protein MSRSSMLTKAIVIIGFCLFLSGCLSVPPQTSILLANPPDIPLKHQITGVPFYPQEDYFCGPTTLSEVFNFYGISKTPQQIAPALFIPDLQGSLQIEMVAAARQQELLAYASPGNLAQLLSLVSEDIPVIVLQNVSTSWFPMWHYAVVTGYDLNNQYLVMHSGVDKHRIAELEVFERTWQRGEYWLLAIVPTDISSKHFDPFIYASAAQDLLSSGQPTFGVNALEKATKQWPDYWLNYFLLGNYYLANDNAKAIFWYQQGLVYAGQQAAYLNNYAYSLSLFGCKQQAMETIEKALSLEPKDSNLLSTQKDIAQTPDNLSCSLD; encoded by the coding sequence ATGAGTAGAAGTAGCATGCTAACAAAAGCCATTGTTATTATTGGCTTTTGTTTATTTCTTAGCGGTTGCCTATCCGTACCTCCCCAAACAAGCATATTGTTGGCTAATCCACCGGATATCCCGCTTAAACATCAAATTACAGGAGTGCCTTTTTATCCTCAAGAGGATTATTTCTGCGGCCCCACTACGCTTTCAGAAGTCTTTAATTTTTATGGCATAAGCAAAACGCCTCAGCAAATCGCTCCGGCGCTTTTTATTCCCGATTTGCAAGGCAGTTTGCAAATTGAAATGGTGGCGGCTGCCCGCCAACAGGAATTACTTGCCTATGCAAGTCCAGGCAATCTGGCGCAGCTACTTTCTTTGGTGAGTGAAGATATTCCCGTTATTGTTTTACAAAATGTATCGACCTCTTGGTTCCCCATGTGGCATTACGCGGTAGTGACAGGTTATGATCTTAATAATCAGTATCTTGTAATGCATTCGGGGGTTGATAAACATCGTATTGCCGAACTTGAGGTATTTGAAAGAACCTGGCAGCGGGGTGAGTATTGGTTGTTGGCCATAGTGCCAACCGATATTAGCAGTAAACATTTTGACCCTTTTATTTATGCCAGCGCAGCCCAAGATCTGCTCAGCAGTGGGCAACCTACTTTCGGAGTTAATGCGCTTGAAAAAGCGACTAAACAATGGCCTGACTATTGGTTAAATTACTTTTTACTCGGAAATTATTATTTGGCTAATGATAATGCCAAGGCCATATTTTGGTATCAACAGGGATTAGTTTATGCAGGACAACAGGCAGCTTATTTGAATAATTACGCCTATAGTTTGTCTTTGTTTGGTTGCAAGCAACAGGCAATGGAAACCATCGAAAAAGCGCTGAGTCTAGAACCCAAAGATAGCAACCTGCTAAGCACTCAAAAAGACATAGCACAAACTCCAGATAATCTAAGTTGCTCACTCGATTGA
- a CDS encoding YfhL family 4Fe-4S dicluster ferredoxin, translating into MALLIDDSCINCDMCEPECPNQAIALGEEIYEIDPKLCTECVGHYDKPTCISVCPIDCIAIDPEHKESQDALLIKYATLTGKLSG; encoded by the coding sequence ATGGCACTCTTGATCGATGACAGCTGCATAAATTGCGACATGTGCGAGCCTGAATGTCCAAATCAGGCCATCGCCCTTGGGGAAGAAATCTATGAAATCGACCCCAAGCTATGCACTGAATGCGTGGGGCACTACGACAAACCCACTTGTATTTCGGTGTGCCCTATCGATTGCATCGCCATTGACCCTGAGCATAAAGAATCCCAAGACGCGCTATTGATTAAATACGCCACTCTCACAGGCAAGCTTTCGGGTTAG
- the yegQ gene encoding tRNA 5-hydroxyuridine modification protein YegQ: protein MFKPELLSPAGTLKNMRYAFAYGADAVYAGQPRYSLRVRNNEFNMENLASGIQEAHALGKKLYVVSNIAPHNAKLKTYIKDMQPVVAMQPDALIMSDPGLIMMVREAFPRQVVHLSVQANAINWASVKFWQQQGIKRVILSRELSLDEIEEIRQRCPDIELEVFVHGALCMAYSGRCLLSGYINKRDPNQGTCTNSCRWKYDAHEAKQDDNGDIIALQPSPSIYTPRDAQIGAVQMQMPTLGAGAPTDKMFLLEEPGRPGELMPAFEDEHGTYIMNSKDLRAIQHVERLAKMGIDSLKIEGRTKSFYYVARTAQLYRQAIEDAASGKDFDRTLMHNLEGLAHRGYTEGFLRRHVHDEYQNYDHGYSISDTQQFVGEFTAKRNDAGMAEIDVKNKFSVGDSVEVMTPQGNFTLTIDALLNRKGENVEAGLGSGHFVFMTIAPEVDLTKAILMRNLPQGMDSRNPHSSGCA from the coding sequence ATGTTTAAACCTGAGTTATTATCCCCCGCTGGCACCCTGAAGAACATGCGCTATGCCTTCGCCTATGGCGCAGATGCAGTTTACGCAGGCCAGCCCAGGTACAGCCTTAGGGTACGTAATAATGAATTTAACATGGAAAACTTGGCCTCAGGCATTCAAGAAGCGCACGCCTTAGGTAAAAAGCTCTATGTGGTGAGTAATATTGCGCCCCACAATGCCAAATTAAAAACCTATATCAAAGATATGCAACCTGTAGTGGCCATGCAGCCAGATGCGTTGATCATGTCTGACCCTGGACTCATTATGATGGTGCGCGAAGCCTTTCCTCGGCAAGTGGTGCATTTATCGGTGCAAGCAAACGCCATTAACTGGGCCTCGGTAAAGTTTTGGCAACAGCAAGGCATTAAGCGGGTGATTTTATCCCGAGAGTTGTCTTTAGATGAAATTGAAGAAATTCGTCAGCGCTGCCCAGATATCGAGCTTGAAGTATTCGTTCATGGCGCCCTGTGCATGGCCTACTCTGGCCGCTGCCTGTTATCTGGCTACATTAATAAACGTGACCCAAACCAAGGCACTTGCACTAATAGTTGTCGCTGGAAATACGATGCCCATGAAGCCAAGCAAGATGACAATGGTGACATCATAGCGCTGCAGCCAAGCCCTTCTATTTACACGCCAAGGGATGCACAGATTGGCGCCGTACAAATGCAAATGCCCACCTTAGGTGCAGGCGCCCCAACAGATAAGATGTTTTTACTGGAGGAGCCAGGCCGCCCCGGTGAACTCATGCCAGCTTTTGAGGATGAGCATGGCACTTATATCATGAACTCTAAAGACTTACGGGCCATTCAGCATGTTGAGCGCCTAGCGAAAATGGGCATAGATTCATTAAAAATTGAAGGCCGCACTAAATCTTTCTATTACGTTGCCCGCACCGCGCAGTTATACCGTCAAGCCATAGAAGATGCCGCCAGTGGTAAAGATTTTGACCGCACCTTAATGCACAACCTTGAGGGGCTCGCTCATCGCGGCTACACCGAAGGCTTCTTACGCCGCCATGTGCATGATGAATACCAAAACTATGATCACGGTTATTCCATCAGTGACACCCAGCAATTTGTCGGTGAGTTTACGGCTAAGCGTAACGATGCCGGCATGGCCGAGATTGATGTGAAAAATAAGTTTTCCGTGGGCGATAGTGTTGAAGTGATGACGCCCCAAGGCAACTTCACCTTGACCATAGATGCGCTACTTAACCGTAAAGGTGAGAATGTCGAAGCGGGTCTGGGGTCTGGACATTTTGTGTTCATGACCATAGCCCCAGAGGTGGATTTAACCAAGGCGATATTGATGCGCAACTTGCCGCAAGGCATGGACAGCCGTAATCCGCACTCATCAGGCTGTGCTTAA
- a CDS encoding HDOD domain-containing protein has protein sequence MTAEHQVLVGLLKKLKEDALVLPTLPEVAMRVQEVVARPETSLKQVGDIIGQDAAISARIVKVANSVMYCRGPKAENIRAAVNRIGLVKIKTIATSVAMEQLFISSNEMVWEVMDEVWHTSIEVTAAAGSILLMYNRRNPSKALDRETLTLAGLVHNIGALPVLTEAESQPELFTSIDQLRLLVRKMQGPIGRAVLKSWDFAPEVMEVVERWSDLSYLPETVNYVDFIRAAAFYTGELRAGDELQQRLGVFAERGLPVTPEDLASDEFIDTFHSIKQSYH, from the coding sequence ATGACAGCAGAACATCAGGTCCTAGTTGGATTACTCAAAAAACTCAAAGAAGATGCCTTGGTGCTTCCGACCTTGCCTGAAGTGGCAATGCGAGTACAAGAAGTGGTCGCTCGTCCTGAGACTAGCCTCAAACAGGTGGGTGATATCATAGGTCAAGATGCGGCCATTTCAGCCCGTATTGTCAAAGTGGCCAACAGTGTGATGTATTGCCGTGGTCCTAAAGCCGAAAATATTCGCGCAGCGGTGAATCGCATCGGTCTGGTTAAAATTAAAACCATCGCCACTTCGGTTGCCATGGAGCAGTTGTTTATTTCAAGTAATGAGATGGTTTGGGAAGTCATGGATGAGGTGTGGCACACCTCCATTGAGGTGACCGCGGCAGCAGGCTCAATACTGTTGATGTACAACAGACGCAACCCATCGAAAGCGTTAGACAGGGAAACCCTGACACTTGCAGGCCTAGTCCACAATATTGGGGCTTTACCTGTACTCACTGAAGCTGAATCTCAGCCCGAGCTGTTTACCAGCATAGATCAATTGCGTTTATTGGTGAGAAAGATGCAAGGGCCAATCGGCCGCGCCGTGTTGAAAAGTTGGGACTTCGCTCCAGAAGTGATGGAAGTGGTCGAGCGTTGGAGTGATTTAAGTTATTTACCCGAAACAGTAAACTACGTCGATTTTATCCGCGCCGCCGCGTTTTATACTGGCGAGCTTCGTGCGGGAGATGAATTACAGCAGCGTCTAGGGGTGTTTGCCGAGCGAGGCTTACCTGTGACCCCTGAAGATTTAGCCAGCGATGAATTTATAGATACCTTTCACTCCATCAAACAAAGTTACCACTAG
- a CDS encoding putative bifunctional diguanylate cyclase/phosphodiesterase produces the protein MSVINLLLLVITGLTAVFMIAACVCLLFLRRQMVFLSSLTQVIESLKTEDKLLKFDTVPVLFHPLVRALQQLLQLSPFSIEHDKLTGLANRVGFKRYLKQQLPVKTGMLVLVDIQRFRFVNNLFGFAFGDLLLQDFAKRVTSLNPSPDFVSRMNGDEFLLFYKNELSPESLLIIKQNLQRAFVIEKTPISVKMQLGVLELSHHNADMSLMLRRLDLALKKAKQSKNAMAYYQQDDDKVQYRELLIINSLPKALLEGQLHLVYQAKLDLHTGNCQQVEALIRWQHPSLGKLSPAEFIPLVEYAGMIELISFWVLDKVLAQQAAWQAQGMQVKVAVNLSTTDIDNPQLAEEISAKLKHYQVPAANLMIEMTESVLMADLERTISCLEALRKIGVKLAIDDFGTGHSSLAYLRFLPVDEVKIDKAFLEDFDSDNRSKQLIKSSIELAKNLGFEVTVEGVESKTVLEQLKSFGVDTIQGDYYAKPLEPEAFQTQFITLNQQLSH, from the coding sequence GTGTCGGTCATTAATCTGCTTTTGTTAGTCATAACAGGGTTAACCGCTGTATTTATGATTGCCGCTTGTGTTTGCTTATTATTTTTACGCCGCCAGATGGTTTTTTTATCCAGCTTGACCCAAGTCATCGAGTCATTAAAAACTGAGGATAAACTGCTTAAATTTGACACTGTGCCTGTCTTGTTTCATCCACTAGTGCGGGCATTGCAACAACTCTTACAGCTCTCTCCTTTTTCCATCGAACATGACAAGCTGACTGGGCTTGCCAATCGAGTCGGCTTTAAACGCTACCTAAAACAGCAACTTCCTGTTAAAACTGGCATGCTAGTCTTAGTTGATATTCAACGATTTCGCTTTGTAAATAACTTGTTTGGCTTCGCCTTTGGTGATTTGCTGCTGCAAGACTTCGCCAAAAGAGTCACATCTCTTAACCCCAGTCCTGATTTTGTATCGCGCATGAACGGCGATGAGTTCTTGCTATTTTATAAAAATGAGCTCAGCCCTGAGAGTTTGCTCATCATAAAGCAAAACTTACAAAGGGCGTTTGTCATAGAGAAAACGCCCATTAGCGTGAAAATGCAACTGGGTGTGTTAGAACTCAGCCATCATAATGCCGACATGAGCCTAATGTTGAGGCGTTTAGATCTGGCGTTGAAAAAAGCCAAGCAGAGTAAGAATGCCATGGCTTATTACCAACAAGATGACGATAAGGTGCAGTATCGAGAGCTGCTCATCATCAACTCATTGCCCAAAGCCTTATTAGAAGGCCAGTTGCACTTGGTATATCAAGCCAAACTCGATTTACATACTGGTAACTGTCAACAAGTGGAAGCGCTTATTCGTTGGCAACACCCAAGCCTTGGCAAGCTGTCTCCTGCTGAATTTATCCCCTTAGTGGAATATGCTGGCATGATAGAGCTCATCAGCTTTTGGGTGTTAGATAAAGTATTAGCCCAACAAGCCGCTTGGCAAGCCCAAGGAATGCAGGTCAAGGTGGCGGTCAATCTCTCCACCACGGACATAGATAACCCCCAATTGGCTGAGGAAATCAGCGCCAAACTTAAGCATTATCAAGTGCCTGCAGCGAACTTAATGATAGAGATGACTGAAAGCGTATTAATGGCCGATCTCGAACGCACCATTAGCTGCTTAGAAGCCCTTAGAAAGATAGGCGTGAAACTCGCCATCGATGACTTCGGTACAGGTCACTCATCGCTAGCGTATCTGAGATTCTTACCTGTGGATGAAGTTAAAATCGATAAGGCTTTTTTGGAGGATTTTGACTCGGATAATAGAAGTAAACAATTGATTAAGAGTAGTATAGAATTGGCAAAAAATTTAGGCTTTGAAGTCACGGTCGAAGGGGTCGAGTCTAAAACAGTACTTGAGCAGCTTAAAAGTTTTGGCGTCGATACCATTCAAGGTGATTATTACGCTAAGCCCCTTGAGCCCGAGGCGTTTCAAACCCAATTCATTACCTTGAATCAGCAATTAAGCCATTAA